The genomic segment CCCGGCATTGCCAGTTGTGGCAGGTCACTGTGGCTGAAGCGCCACAAGCCAAATCCCTGGAAAGCCTGGCGCAGACTTATGAATTGCCATTGGCCGAAGGACCGTTGAAAGTCATCAGCCTGCCGGGCGTCTTCAGCCACGGACGCCTGGATCGCGGCAGCGCCTTGCTGCTGGAGCACCTGGACAAATTGCCAAGCGGCCACTTGCTGGACTTCGGGTGTGGTGCCGGTGTGCTGGGCGCGGCGGTCAAACGTCGTTACCCGCACAATCAGGTGACCTTGCTCGACGTCGACGCGTTTGCCGCCGCCAGCAGCCGCCTGACATTGGCGGCCAACGGTCTGGAAGCGGATGTGATCACCGGTGACGGGATCGATGCGGCGCCTATGGGTCTGAGCGCGATTCTGAGCAATCCACCGTTCCATGTCGGGGTTCACACCGATTATTTTGCCACCGAGAATTTGCTGCGAAAAGCGGCGAAACATCTGAAAAACGGCGGCGAACTGCGCCTGGTGGCGAACAGCTTCCTGAAATATCAACCGTTGATCGAGGAGCATCTGGGAGTCTGTGCGATCAAGGCCGAAGGACAGGGTTTCAGGATTTACCGGGCCAAACGCGGCTGAAACCTCTTTTAAAAAAGAGGCTTGCTCTATCCGATTTGCCTAGGCAGAATCCGCTCCGTCCTAGGGGAGTAGTCTCCCACGAGCGCCATGCTCGTCCGGCATACGTCAACATACTTGGTCCTCAGACCATGGCGTATGCGGCCCAAGCGTCCACACAGATGGATCGCTGGGTTTGACAAGACCTATGACACGAACACCTTACCCGGGGCGGGGAGGCTGTACGTGTCATAGCCGTGTCGACCCGCCCCTTAGGAAAACCCTGATGCTGGATTCTCTACTCGTTCCCACCGCTATCGTTGCCTTGGCCGAAATCGGCGACAAGACGCAACTGCTCGCCCTCATTCTCGCCGCG from the Pseudomonas sp. N3-W genome contains:
- a CDS encoding class I SAM-dependent methyltransferase — its product is MDPRSEVLLRQPELFQGPVLLAGLPADDLLGRLPDAHGWCWHAGDQAALDARFAERSHFGVNVPEREFDTAVVFLPKSKDLTDYILNAVASRLAGREVYLVGEKRSGIEGAAKQLTPFGKPRKLDSARHCQLWQVTVAEAPQAKSLESLAQTYELPLAEGPLKVISLPGVFSHGRLDRGSALLLEHLDKLPSGHLLDFGCGAGVLGAAVKRRYPHNQVTLLDVDAFAAASSRLTLAANGLEADVITGDGIDAAPMGLSAILSNPPFHVGVHTDYFATENLLRKAAKHLKNGGELRLVANSFLKYQPLIEEHLGVCAIKAEGQGFRIYRAKRG